Proteins from one Ranitomeya variabilis isolate aRanVar5 chromosome 1, aRanVar5.hap1, whole genome shotgun sequence genomic window:
- the LOC143793447 gene encoding putative N-acetyltransferase camello, whose protein sequence is MADYTIRVYKNRDYNAVRMLFAEGMVEHIPATCAYLLKLPRAQFVLFISFITLLLISRSYLLSLVSLAIVFTAGRRLLTSEYHQYVDKCQREDLLDIEESYMASNNSCFWVVETNGRVIGMVGVQSAPRSSEVMVLRRLSVAKDKRHLGIASALCQKVMDFTRQRGYKMLTLETSMIQVAAHKLYEKLGFEKTDVKIVPSLIGRFANFSILTYEYRIKD, encoded by the coding sequence ATGGCTGACTACACCATACGGGTGTACAAGAACCGGGACTACAATGCCGTCCGTATGCTGTTTGCTGAAGGCATGGTGGAGCACATCCCGGCCACTTGTGCCTACTTGCTGAAGCTTCCCCGGGCCCAGTTTGTGCTCTTCATATCCTTCATCACCCTACTTCTAATCTCCAGGTCCTACCTACTCTCTCTAGTAAGCCTGGCCATTGTGTTCACTGCAGGACGGCGCTTACTGACCTCCGAGTACCACCAGTATGTGGACAAGTGCCAGAGAGAAGACTTGCTCGACATTGAGGAGTCCTACATGGCAAGTAACAACTCTTGTTTCTGGGTGGTGGAGACTAACGGCAGGGTCATAGGCATGGTGGGCGTTCAGTCAGCCCCCCGCTCTAGTGAAGTCATGGTGTTGAGACGGCTGTCAGTGGCTAAGGACAAAAGACATCTAGGAATCGCCAGCGCTTTGTGCCAGAAGGTCATGGACTTCACTCGACAACGTGGCTACAAAATGTTGACTCTGGAAACGTCAATGATACAAGTCGCTGCTCATAAATTGTATGAAAAATTAGGATTCGAAAAAACAGATGTGAAGATCGTTCCATCATTGATTGGAAGATTCGCCAATTTCTCTATCCTGACCTATGAATATCGGATTAAAGACTAG